From a single Nissabacter sp. SGAir0207 genomic region:
- a CDS encoding LysR family transcriptional regulator, translating into MDLTQLRMFCCVAETGSLVKAAEQLHRVPSNLTTRLRQLEQELGTDLFIREKQRVRLSAMGHNFLNYAQRILALSDEAMSITHAGEPAGQFALGSMESTAATRLPLLLARYHQRFPAVSLSLLTGTSGEMIERVRAGTLAAALVDGPVEPDDLNACVAFREELLLVAPAGTPLPVAGSGPLTVFAFGEGCSYRHTLLAWLKQAGVLVGSVQTLRSYHAMLACVASGAGIALMPRTVLAQLPGEGQVAAHALPPEVAETATHLIWRREAFSPNVRALKEIIIEYNDGVVPALKHPIAGE; encoded by the coding sequence ATGGATCTGACCCAGCTTAGGATGTTCTGCTGCGTGGCGGAGACCGGTTCGCTGGTAAAGGCAGCCGAACAGCTGCACCGCGTCCCCTCCAACCTCACCACCCGCTTGCGCCAGCTCGAGCAGGAGCTGGGCACAGACCTGTTTATCCGCGAGAAGCAGCGCGTGCGGCTGTCGGCAATGGGCCACAACTTCCTGAACTACGCCCAACGCATTCTGGCGCTAAGCGATGAGGCGATGAGCATCACCCACGCCGGTGAGCCAGCCGGCCAGTTCGCCCTGGGGTCGATGGAGAGCACCGCCGCCACCCGGCTGCCGCTGTTGCTGGCGCGCTACCACCAGCGCTTCCCGGCGGTGTCGCTGTCGCTGCTGACCGGCACCTCCGGCGAAATGATTGAGCGCGTGCGTGCGGGCACCCTCGCCGCCGCGCTGGTGGATGGCCCGGTTGAGCCGGATGACCTCAACGCCTGCGTCGCCTTCCGTGAGGAGCTGCTGCTGGTGGCACCGGCTGGCACTCCCCTGCCCGTGGCGGGCAGTGGCCCGCTGACGGTGTTTGCCTTCGGCGAGGGGTGCAGCTACCGCCACACCCTGCTGGCCTGGCTGAAACAGGCTGGCGTGCTGGTCGGCAGCGTGCAAACCCTGCGCTCCTACCACGCGATGCTGGCCTGCGTCGCCAGCGGCGCGGGCATCGCGCTGATGCCGCGCACGGTGCTGGCGCAGCTACCCGGCGAAGGGCAAGTGGCCGCCCACGCGCTGCCGCCGGAGGTGGCGGAGACCGCCACCCACCTGATCTGGCGGCGTGAAGCCTTCAGCCCCAATGTGCGGGCGTTGAAGGAGATCATTATTGAGTACAACGATGGCGTCGTTCCGGCGCTGAAACACCCGATTGCCGGTGAGTGA
- a CDS encoding S-(hydroxymethyl)glutathione dehydrogenase/class III alcohol dehydrogenase: protein MEMIKTRAAVAWGPNQPLTIEEVDLMPPQKGEVLVRIVATGVCHTDAYTLSGKDPEGIFPVILGHEGGGVVEAVGEGVTSVAVGDHVIPLYTPECGECKFCRSGKTNLCQAIRTTQGKGLMPDGTTRFSKNGQPIFHYMGTSTFSEYTVVPEISLAKISKEAPLEEVCLLGCGVTTGMGAVMNTAKVKKGDTVAIFGLGGIGLSAIIGAQMAGASRIIGIDINTSKFELARKLGATDLVNPKDHSKPIQEVIVEMTDGGVDFSFECIGNVNVMRSALECCHKGWGESVIIGVAGAGEEIATRPFQLVTGRVWRGSAFGGVKGRSQLPGIVQDYLDGKFQLNDFITHTMGLEAINEAFDLMHEGKSIRSVIHFDQ from the coding sequence ATGGAGATGATCAAAACCCGCGCCGCCGTGGCCTGGGGCCCTAACCAGCCGCTGACCATTGAGGAAGTGGATCTGATGCCGCCGCAGAAGGGCGAGGTGCTGGTACGCATCGTCGCCACCGGCGTCTGCCACACCGATGCCTACACCCTCTCCGGCAAAGACCCGGAGGGCATCTTCCCGGTGATCCTCGGCCATGAGGGCGGCGGCGTGGTGGAAGCCGTGGGTGAAGGCGTCACCAGCGTGGCGGTCGGCGACCACGTGATCCCGCTCTACACCCCAGAGTGCGGCGAGTGCAAATTCTGCCGCTCTGGCAAAACCAACCTCTGTCAGGCGATCCGCACCACACAGGGCAAGGGGCTGATGCCGGATGGCACCACCCGCTTCTCCAAGAATGGCCAGCCGATCTTCCACTACATGGGCACCTCTACCTTCTCGGAGTACACCGTGGTGCCGGAGATCTCCCTGGCAAAAATCAGCAAGGAGGCCCCGCTGGAGGAGGTCTGCCTGCTGGGCTGTGGCGTCACCACCGGCATGGGTGCGGTGATGAACACCGCCAAGGTGAAAAAGGGCGACACCGTGGCGATCTTTGGCCTCGGCGGCATCGGCCTGTCGGCCATCATCGGCGCGCAGATGGCCGGAGCCAGCCGCATCATCGGCATCGACATCAACACCAGCAAGTTTGAGCTGGCGCGCAAACTGGGCGCGACCGATCTGGTGAACCCGAAAGATCACAGCAAGCCGATTCAGGAAGTGATTGTCGAGATGACCGACGGCGGCGTGGACTTCTCCTTTGAGTGCATCGGCAACGTCAACGTGATGCGTTCGGCGCTGGAGTGCTGCCACAAGGGCTGGGGCGAGTCAGTGATCATCGGCGTCGCGGGCGCGGGCGAAGAGATCGCCACCCGCCCGTTCCAGCTGGTGACCGGCCGCGTCTGGCGCGGGTCGGCGTTTGGCGGCGTGAAGGGCCGTTCGCAGCTGCCGGGCATTGTGCAGGACTACCTCGACGGCAAGTTCCAGCTCAATGACTTCATCACCCACACCATGGGGCTGGAGGCGATCAACGAGGCCTTCGACCTGATGCATGAGGGCAAGTCGATCCGCTCCGTCATCCACTTTGACCAGTAA
- the fghA gene encoding S-formylglutathione hydrolase produces the protein MSIELLEEHRLFGGWQQRYRHASSSLNCDMTFSLYLPPPRDDAPPPVLYWLSGLTCNDENFTLKAGAQRVAAELGLVLVMPDTSPRGAGVADDESYDLGQGAGFYLNATEAPWSAHYRMYDYLVDELPALVREQVNVSDRQSISGHSMGGHGALMLALRNPQRYRSASAFAPIVNPSQVPWGRKAFTAYLGADEQRWLAYDSCHLLASRPAEPLPMLVDQGDADQFLPDQLQPSKLEELATQNGWPLTLRTQPGYDHSYFFIASFIEDHLRFHAQHLFA, from the coding sequence ATGAGCATTGAGCTTCTTGAGGAACACCGGCTGTTTGGCGGCTGGCAGCAGCGCTACCGCCACGCCAGCAGCAGCCTGAACTGCGACATGACCTTCAGCCTCTACCTGCCGCCGCCGCGCGACGATGCCCCGCCGCCGGTGCTCTACTGGCTCTCCGGGCTGACCTGCAACGACGAGAACTTCACGTTGAAGGCTGGTGCGCAGCGGGTCGCCGCCGAACTGGGGCTGGTGCTGGTGATGCCAGACACCAGCCCGCGCGGCGCAGGGGTGGCGGATGACGAAAGCTATGACCTCGGCCAGGGGGCGGGCTTCTACCTGAACGCCACCGAGGCACCGTGGTCGGCGCACTACCGGATGTATGACTATCTGGTGGATGAGCTGCCCGCGCTGGTGCGCGAGCAGGTGAACGTCAGCGATCGCCAATCCATCAGCGGCCACTCAATGGGCGGCCACGGCGCGCTGATGCTGGCGCTGCGCAACCCGCAGCGCTACCGCTCGGCCTCGGCCTTCGCGCCGATCGTCAACCCGAGCCAGGTGCCGTGGGGCCGCAAGGCGTTCACCGCCTATCTGGGCGCGGATGAGCAGCGCTGGCTGGCCTATGACAGTTGCCACCTGCTGGCGAGCCGCCCGGCCGAACCGCTGCCGATGCTGGTCGATCAGGGCGACGCCGACCAGTTCCTGCCAGACCAGCTCCAGCCGAGCAAACTGGAGGAGCTGGCGACCCAGAATGGCTGGCCGCTGACGCTGCGCACCCAGCCCGGCTATGACCACAGTTACTTCTTTATCGCCAGCTTTATCGAGGATCACCTGCGCTTCCACGCGCAGCATCTGTTCGCCTGA
- a CDS encoding SDR family oxidoreductase codes for MSKPDQYTRQNPLTQYKHDRYPKQTQPAPGLAVNMQPAPDHGEESYRGSGRLEGRKALVTGGDSGIGRAAAIAYAREGADVAINYLPAEQRDAEEVAELVRAAGREAVLLPGDISDEIFCQKLVADAHEQLGGLDILALVAGKQVAIENISDLTTEQFRKTFETNVFAMFWITKAALPLLPEGSSIITTSSIQAYQPSKFLLDYASTKSAIIAYSRALAKQVASKGIRVNIVAPGPIWTPLQVAGGQLQENIPEFGSATPLQRAGQPAELAPIYVFLASQESSYITAEVFGVTGGNHTA; via the coding sequence ATGTCAAAACCAGACCAATATACCCGCCAGAATCCACTCACCCAGTACAAGCATGACCGTTATCCAAAGCAGACTCAGCCCGCGCCGGGTTTGGCCGTCAATATGCAGCCTGCTCCGGATCACGGTGAGGAGAGCTACCGCGGCAGCGGCCGGTTGGAGGGCCGCAAAGCGCTGGTCACCGGCGGTGACTCCGGTATCGGCCGCGCGGCCGCCATCGCCTACGCCCGTGAAGGGGCGGATGTCGCCATCAACTACCTGCCCGCCGAGCAGCGTGACGCCGAAGAGGTGGCGGAGTTGGTACGTGCGGCGGGCCGCGAGGCCGTGCTGCTGCCGGGCGACATCAGCGATGAGATCTTCTGCCAGAAGCTGGTGGCCGATGCCCATGAGCAGCTGGGCGGGCTGGATATTCTGGCGCTGGTGGCCGGTAAGCAGGTGGCGATTGAGAACATCAGCGATTTGACCACCGAGCAGTTCCGCAAGACCTTTGAGACTAACGTCTTCGCGATGTTCTGGATCACCAAGGCGGCGCTGCCGCTGCTGCCGGAGGGGAGTTCCATCATCACCACCTCCTCGATTCAGGCTTACCAGCCGAGCAAGTTCCTGCTCGACTACGCCTCCACCAAGAGCGCGATCATCGCCTACAGCCGCGCGCTGGCCAAGCAGGTCGCCAGCAAGGGCATCCGCGTCAACATCGTCGCGCCCGGCCCGATCTGGACGCCGTTGCAGGTGGCTGGCGGCCAGTTGCAGGAGAACATCCCGGAGTTTGGTAGCGCCACCCCGCTGCAACGCGCTGGCCAGCCCGCTGAACTGGCACCGATCTATGTGTTCCTCGCCTCGCAGGAGTCGAGCTACATCACCGCCGAGGTGTTTGGCGTGACCGGCGGCAACCACACCGCCTGA